From a region of the Lactuca sativa cultivar Salinas chromosome 4, Lsat_Salinas_v11, whole genome shotgun sequence genome:
- the LOC111890385 gene encoding MLP-like protein 28, with translation MTLNGTLVKETTIKSDGDAFLELFCYKPYEISDMCPPSIQSCDILDGKWGSLGSVIIWKYSHNGSDCTAKEVIEEYDTEKKLVCFKVVDGTLMDYYKSFFLTIHVDTKGEKHSVTWKLDYEKLNENVEDPKTLMDFCLNVTKDIDNHRHKHFNESEMNLSGNLVKEIVIKSDGDAFLELFCYKPYDISNMCRSSIQGCDILDGEWGSVGSVIIWKYHHDGMDCTAKEVIEVNDREKKLVCFKVVDGTLLDYYKSLFLTIHVDTKGEKHIVTWNLTYEKLNENVEDPKSLMEFCLNVTKDIDNSQHKHFNESEMNLSGNLVKETTIESNGDAFLELFCYKPYAILSMCPNNIQGCDILDGEWGSVGSVIIWKYHHDGRDCTAKEVIEANDKEEKLVCFKVVDGTLMDYYKSFFLTIHVDTKGSKHLVTWTLAYEKLNENIEDPKTLMEFCLKVTKDIDTHQHKHNN, from the exons ATGACTCTTAATGGAACTTTGGTTAAGGAAACAACGATCAAGTCAGATGGAGATGCATTCTTGGAACTATTTTGCTACAAACCATACGAGATATCAGATATGTGCCCACCCAGTATCCAAAGTTGTGATATACTAGATGGTAAATGGGGTTCTCTCGGATCAGTCATTATCTGGAAATATAGTCATA ATGGCAGTGACTGTACAGCTAAAGAAGTGATTGAAGAATACGATACGGAGAAGAAATTAGTATGCTTCAAAGTGGTTGATGGGACTCTAATGGACTATTACAAGAGCTTCTTCTTGACTATTCATGTAGACACAAAGGGAGAGAAGCACTCGGTGACTTGGAAATTGGATTACGAGAAGCTTAATGAAAATGTTGAAGATCCGAAAACTTTGATGGATTTTTGCCTTAATGTCACCAAAGATATCGACAATCACCGGCATAAGCATTTTAATGAAAGCGAGATGAATCTGAGTGGAAACTTGGTCAAGGAAATAGTGATCAAGTCAGATGGAGATGCATTCCTTGAACTATTTTGCTACAAACCATATGATATATCAAATATGTGCCGAAGCAGTATCCAAGGTTGCGATATACTAGATGGTGAATGGGGTTCTGTGGGATCAGTCATTATTTGGAAATATCATCATG ATGGGATGGACTGTAcggctaaggaagtgattgaagTAAATGACAGGGAGAAGAAATTAGTGTGCTTCAAAGTGGTTGATGGGACTCTATTGGATTATTACAAGAGCTTATTCTTGACTATTCATGTCGACACAAAGGGAGAGAAGCACATAGTGACTTGGAATTTGACTTACGAAAAGCTTAATGAAAACGTTGAAGATCCAAAAAGTTTGATGGAGTTTTGCCTCAACGTCACCAAAGATATCGACAATAGTCAGCATAAGCATTTTAACGAAAGTGAGATGAATCTGAGTGGAAACTTGGTTAAGGAAACAACGATAGAGTCAAATGGAGATGCATTCCTTGAACTATTTTGCTACAAACCATATGCTATATTAAGTATGTGCCCAAACAATATCCAAGGTTGTGATATACTAGATGGTGAATGGGGTTCTGTTGGATCAGTCATTATTTGGAAATATCATCATG ATGGGAGGGACTGTAcggctaaggaagtgattgaagCAAACGACAAGGAGGAGAAATTAGTGTGCTTCAAAGTGGTTGATGGGACTCTAATGGACTATTACAAGAGCTTCTTCTTGACTATTCATGTAGACACAAAAGGATCGAAGCACTTGGTAACTTGGACTTTGGCTTACGAGAAGCTTAATGAAAACATTGAGGATCCAAAAACTTTGATGGAGTTTTGCCTTAAAGTCACCAAAGATATCGACACTCACCAACACAAGCATAACAACTAA